From Nitrosopumilus zosterae, the proteins below share one genomic window:
- the eno gene encoding phosphopyruvate hydratase yields MAKISSIEGRILYNSRGTKTIEVDVESEGKFVGRVCAPSGASVGKYEAVSFPSGKPEESLKILKENSKKFIGLESSDLKGIHNALKSLDNSTNYSNIGGALAFAVTIASMESASKALGQELFQILSQETSFKFPFPIGNILGGGAHAGPGTPDIQEILICATGSKTIEDAIETNLLVHKELRNVLEKEDPHFTNGRGDEGGWAPKLENMKALEVSAKACENLGFTLGKEVSLGVDFASSTQWNEEKGKYVYDRAGFENSPEEQIDFAAGIIEKFKLIYAEDAVHEEAFEGMAELTEKFPDILVTGDDLTVTNKDILTKAIDLKSCNAAILKVNQAGSLYDALEFANIANQNNIKLITSHRSGESTDSQISHIGLATKSKMLKVGVVGGERVAKLNELLRLSEHDLIRGMAEI; encoded by the coding sequence TTGGCCAAAATATCCTCAATTGAAGGACGTATTCTATACAATAGTAGAGGAACAAAAACGATTGAGGTAGATGTTGAATCTGAGGGCAAATTTGTAGGAAGGGTTTGTGCACCATCAGGAGCAAGTGTAGGAAAATATGAAGCAGTCAGTTTTCCCAGTGGAAAACCAGAAGAGAGTTTAAAAATTTTAAAAGAAAATTCAAAAAAATTCATTGGATTAGAATCATCAGATCTTAAAGGAATCCATAATGCTTTGAAAAGTTTGGACAATTCTACAAATTACTCAAACATTGGAGGAGCATTAGCTTTTGCAGTAACAATTGCATCAATGGAATCGGCATCAAAAGCTTTGGGGCAAGAATTGTTTCAAATACTGTCGCAAGAAACATCATTCAAATTTCCATTCCCAATAGGGAATATTCTAGGCGGCGGAGCACATGCAGGTCCTGGTACCCCAGATATTCAAGAGATACTTATTTGTGCTACAGGTTCAAAAACAATTGAAGACGCCATTGAAACGAATTTGTTAGTTCATAAAGAATTACGTAATGTTTTAGAAAAAGAAGACCCACATTTTACAAATGGTAGAGGAGATGAAGGCGGATGGGCACCAAAATTAGAAAATATGAAAGCTTTAGAAGTTTCAGCAAAAGCCTGTGAGAATTTAGGATTTACATTAGGAAAAGAAGTGTCATTAGGAGTTGATTTTGCGTCATCTACTCAATGGAATGAAGAAAAAGGAAAATATGTGTATGACAGAGCAGGGTTTGAAAATTCTCCTGAGGAGCAAATTGATTTTGCAGCAGGCATTATTGAGAAATTCAAATTGATTTATGCAGAAGATGCAGTGCATGAAGAAGCATTTGAAGGAATGGCAGAACTGACAGAGAAATTTCCAGACATATTAGTTACAGGAGATGATTTAACAGTCACAAACAAAGACATTTTGACAAAAGCAATTGATTTAAAATCATGTAACGCAGCAATTCTCAAAGTCAATCAGGCAGGTAGTCTGTATGATGCACTAGAATTTGCCAACATTGCAAATCAAAACAATATTAAATTAATCACATCACATAGATCGGGAGAATCAACAGACTCACAAATCTCGCATATTGGTCTTGCTACAAAGTCAAAAATGCTCAAAGTAGGAGTAGTCGGGGGAGAAAGAGTAGCAAAATTAAATGAATTATTACGCCTCTCAGAGCATGATTTAATACGCGGTATGGCAGAGATTTAA
- a CDS encoding isopentenyl phosphate kinase gives MILIKFGGSIITNKEKPLSPRKKSIDNLSKSLKKIKEPIIIVHGGGSYGHYWSVKYDMHTKEKKYNPRGVAIVKNSMIELNKMILDSLLYFKLNPYCLPPTDFMSGNKPITKKIKEIEKIAKSGLIPVTYGDALWYGQKKTFILSGDKIMTHLAKILKPRLCIFALNEDGLYSDLKSKKLIYELQGELPSISENKMDVTGGMTRKVEEASKISKMGINVFFVNGNKPDRIVKAVKNRKFEGTLFRSK, from the coding sequence ATGATTCTAATAAAATTTGGCGGTTCAATTATCACAAATAAAGAAAAACCGTTATCGCCACGAAAAAAATCAATTGATAATCTTTCAAAGAGTTTAAAGAAAATCAAGGAACCGATAATTATTGTTCATGGCGGCGGATCTTATGGACATTATTGGTCTGTAAAATATGATATGCACACAAAAGAAAAAAAGTACAATCCAAGAGGAGTTGCAATTGTCAAAAATTCAATGATAGAATTAAACAAAATGATTTTAGATTCATTACTATACTTTAAATTAAATCCATATTGTTTGCCACCAACAGATTTCATGTCAGGAAACAAACCAATTACTAAAAAAATCAAAGAGATTGAAAAAATTGCCAAATCGGGATTAATTCCAGTAACATATGGAGATGCATTATGGTATGGTCAGAAAAAAACATTCATTTTATCTGGAGATAAAATCATGACACACCTTGCAAAAATATTGAAACCAAGACTCTGCATTTTTGCATTAAATGAGGATGGACTTTATTCAGATCTAAAGTCAAAAAAACTAATTTACGAATTGCAAGGCGAACTTCCTTCAATATCAGAAAATAAGATGGATGTCACTGGCGGAATGACTAGAAAAGTAGAGGAAGCATCAAAAATATCAAAAATGGGAATAAACGTGTTCTTTGTGAATGGAAATAAGCCGGATAGAATTGTAAAAGCTGTTAAAAATAGGAAATTCGAAGGAACATTGTTCAGGAGTAAATGA
- a CDS encoding polyprenyl synthetase family protein, with protein sequence MKKTKQIEKNAKTVNRYLNSKLKGNPKKLYDAAGHLIVNGGKRLRPYMVIRSCQILGGKSSNAMPAASAVEMVHNFTLVHDDIMDNDEMRHGVPTVHKKFGMPIAILAGDVLFSKAFQVITDSKLSPNATIQLVSRLAKACVDVCEGQLLDVKMAEEEKIPTEAEYITMVSKKTAALFDVSCAMGAICATSRIKDISNLSSFGRNLGIAFQITDDLIGVMGDPKLTKKPVGNDLREGKKSLPILMAIKSAKGKDKKIILKAFGNSKISKNDLNKAVDVIRSLNIEENVRKQALKYADMAEKSLSTYSNPAKAELISLLDFVVKRSV encoded by the coding sequence ATGAAAAAAACTAAACAGATTGAAAAAAATGCAAAAACAGTAAACAGATATCTTAATTCAAAACTAAAGGGAAATCCAAAAAAACTCTATGATGCTGCAGGACATCTAATTGTAAATGGAGGAAAAAGACTTAGACCATACATGGTAATTAGAAGTTGTCAAATTTTAGGAGGCAAAAGTTCCAATGCGATGCCAGCTGCAAGTGCAGTAGAAATGGTTCACAATTTCACTTTGGTTCATGATGATATCATGGACAATGATGAAATGCGTCACGGAGTACCAACAGTGCATAAAAAATTCGGAATGCCAATTGCAATTCTTGCAGGAGATGTTTTATTTTCAAAAGCATTTCAAGTAATTACAGATTCCAAATTATCACCAAATGCTACAATTCAACTTGTGTCTAGACTAGCTAAAGCATGTGTGGATGTATGTGAAGGTCAATTGTTAGATGTAAAAATGGCAGAAGAAGAAAAAATTCCAACAGAGGCAGAATACATCACAATGGTAAGCAAAAAAACTGCGGCGTTATTTGATGTATCATGTGCAATGGGGGCAATATGTGCAACAAGTAGAATCAAAGATATTTCAAATCTTTCATCATTTGGAAGAAATTTAGGGATAGCATTTCAAATTACAGACGATCTTATTGGAGTCATGGGTGACCCAAAACTTACAAAGAAACCTGTAGGAAATGATCTCAGAGAGGGTAAAAAATCTCTTCCGATTTTAATGGCAATAAAATCAGCAAAAGGAAAAGATAAAAAAATAATTTTGAAGGCATTTGGAAATTCAAAAATTTCAAAAAACGATCTTAACAAGGCCGTAGATGTAATTCGTTCTCTCAATATTGAGGAAAATGTAAGAAAACAAGCTCTAAAATATGCAGATATGGCTGAAAAATCTCTTTCAACATACTCAAATCCTGCCAAAGCAGAACTCATATCGTTGTTAGATTTTGTAGTAAAAAGAAGTGTATAG
- the rpsB gene encoding 30S ribosomal protein S2: MSQQTETTDIKKKILATGIRVGTQVKTKFMRSFITKASPEGLYMLDLDITLEKIKTAAKFINRLGAENLIVCSGRQYAETPIEKFCEMLNSKKLLGRFMPGTLTNPSLPYYIEPKLVLISDPQVDEQAIIEATNAGIPIIGIANTDNITSNLDVIIPANNRGRKALATVYWLLVRQVLIERGELKEDESMKYEIDDFETKITEEEIE; the protein is encoded by the coding sequence ATGAGCCAACAAACAGAAACAACTGACATTAAAAAGAAGATCCTGGCTACGGGAATTAGAGTAGGGACACAAGTAAAGACAAAATTCATGAGGTCATTTATCACCAAAGCCAGCCCTGAAGGACTTTACATGCTTGATCTAGACATTACGCTAGAGAAAATTAAAACTGCAGCAAAATTTATCAACAGATTAGGTGCGGAGAATCTCATAGTATGTTCAGGAAGACAATATGCAGAGACGCCAATAGAAAAATTTTGTGAGATGTTAAATTCCAAGAAGCTTCTTGGGAGATTTATGCCGGGAACATTGACAAACCCTTCATTACCATATTACATTGAGCCAAAATTAGTATTAATTTCAGATCCTCAAGTAGACGAACAAGCCATTATTGAAGCAACAAATGCAGGAATTCCAATCATAGGAATTGCAAATACAGATAACATCACATCAAATCTAGATGTAATCATTCCAGCAAACAACAGAGGGAGAAAAGCTCTTGCTACAGTATACTGGTTGTTAGTGCGTCAAGTCCTCATAGAAAGAGGAGAACTAAAAGAAGATGAATCAATGAAGTATGAAATTGATGATTTTGAAACAAAGATTACCGAAGAGGAAATCGAATAA
- the mvk gene encoding mevalonate kinase, whose protein sequence is MKSKASAPGKVILFGEHFVVYGVKAILCAIDKRITVTAEKTKERKISIKSNIGKLELEPNKLISEINSPLKPFYYLADKIIKNYETGIKITVESDIPLGVGLGSSSACCVAGAAAISRLFSYATKEEILKLAIEAEKTIFENTSGADCTVCTYGGIMEYDKKNGFTKIKSKPNFHLVIANSNIEHSTETIVAGVREFKENNEEEFSRLCKEESKLIEDVLNELKTNNIIEIGKKVIQNQEYLEKIGISNNKLKEMVKIGHSESFGAKITGAGGGGCIFALTDDSNLNNTIKQFKNNKYDCFAVKIDFKGLDTF, encoded by the coding sequence TTGAAATCTAAAGCTTCTGCTCCGGGAAAAGTAATTCTTTTTGGAGAACATTTTGTTGTTTATGGAGTGAAAGCAATACTATGTGCAATTGATAAAAGAATAACAGTCACTGCAGAAAAAACAAAAGAGAGAAAAATTTCCATAAAATCAAATATCGGTAAATTAGAATTAGAACCAAATAAATTAATTTCAGAGATTAATTCTCCATTAAAACCATTTTATTATTTAGCAGACAAAATAATAAAAAATTATGAAACAGGGATTAAAATTACTGTAGAATCAGACATCCCATTAGGAGTAGGTTTAGGATCTTCATCTGCATGTTGTGTGGCTGGTGCTGCAGCAATTTCCAGATTATTCTCATATGCCACGAAAGAAGAAATTCTAAAACTAGCAATTGAGGCAGAAAAAACAATTTTTGAAAATACTTCAGGTGCAGATTGTACTGTTTGTACATATGGAGGAATAATGGAATATGATAAAAAAAACGGGTTTACTAAAATAAAATCCAAGCCTAATTTTCATTTAGTAATTGCAAATTCCAACATAGAGCATTCAACAGAAACGATTGTTGCGGGAGTTAGAGAATTTAAAGAAAATAATGAGGAAGAGTTTTCCAGATTATGTAAAGAAGAATCCAAATTGATTGAGGATGTCTTAAACGAATTAAAAACAAATAACATAATCGAAATAGGGAAAAAAGTTATTCAGAATCAAGAATATCTTGAAAAAATAGGAATATCAAACAACAAATTAAAAGAGATGGTAAAAATAGGTCACAGTGAATCTTTCGGAGCAAAAATAACAGGTGCTGGTGGCGGAGGATGTATTTTTGCTCTCACCGATGATTCAAATTTGAATAATACAATAAAACAATTCAAAAATAACAAGTATGATTGCTTTGCAGTAAAAATTGATTTTAAAGGACTGGATACTTTTTAA
- the idi gene encoding isopentenyl-diphosphate Delta-isomerase yields MTDEFVILVDENDNPIGSEEKVKCHLPNGKLHRAFTALLFDQDGRLVLTRRAKEKMLWPKDWDGTFASHPRESETYVSSGERRMPEELGITGTLDYLHKFEYHVPYKDIGSENEICGTLVGVIDKSTELKEVEGEIDEIKWISSKELLSELNTNPQNYCPWMLIALELLEKSDQSMLEKYANILTTWMNSEVHEGLQKAIETHLPKEKWRLVNEKN; encoded by the coding sequence ATGACGGATGAATTTGTTATTTTAGTTGATGAAAATGATAACCCAATTGGCAGTGAAGAGAAAGTAAAGTGTCATTTACCAAATGGAAAACTTCACAGAGCGTTCACTGCACTATTGTTTGATCAGGATGGTAGACTAGTACTTACAAGAAGAGCAAAAGAAAAAATGCTTTGGCCAAAAGATTGGGATGGAACGTTTGCAAGCCATCCAAGAGAATCAGAGACATATGTGTCATCAGGAGAAAGAAGAATGCCTGAAGAATTAGGAATAACAGGAACGCTGGATTATTTGCATAAATTTGAGTATCATGTTCCGTACAAAGACATAGGTTCTGAAAACGAAATTTGCGGAACATTGGTTGGAGTAATTGACAAATCCACAGAACTGAAAGAGGTTGAAGGAGAAATCGATGAAATAAAATGGATTTCGTCAAAGGAATTACTCTCAGAATTAAATACAAATCCTCAAAATTATTGTCCTTGGATGCTAATTGCTTTAGAATTACTAGAGAAATCTGATCAATCTATGCTTGAAAAATATGCAAATATCCTAACTACATGGATGAATAGTGAAGTGCATGAAGGATTACAAAAAGCAATAGAAACCCATCTGCCAAAAGAGAAATGGAGGTTAGTAAATGAAAAAAACTAA